The genomic segment CTTGTCTAGTGGTGCTTGTCTAGCTGTGCTTGTCTAGTGGTGCTTGTCTAGCTGTGCTTGTCTAGTGGTGCTTGTCTAGCTGTGCTTGTCTAGCTGTGCTTGTCTAGCTGTGCTTGTCTAGCTGTGCTTGTCTAGTGGTGCTTGTCTAGCTGTGCTTGTCTAGTGGTGCTTGTCTAGCTGTGCTTGTCTATCTGTGCTTGTCTAGTGGTGCTTGTCTAGCTGTGCTTGTCTAGTGGTGCTTGTCTAGTGGTGCTTGTCTAGCTGTGCTTGTCTAGCTGTGCTTGTCTAGTGGTGCTTGTCTAGCTGTGCTTGTCTAGTGGTGCTTGTCTAGCTGTGCTTGTCTATCTGTGCTTGTCTAGTGGTGCTTGTCTAGTGGTGCTTGTCTAGCTGTGCTTGTCTAGTGGTGCTTGTCTAGCTGTGCTTGTCTATCTGTGCTTGTCTAGCTGTGCTTGTCTAGCTGTGCTTGCCTAGCTGTGCTTGTCTAGTGGTGCTTGTCTAGCTGTGCTTGTCTATCTGTGCTTGTCTAGTGGTGCTTGTCTAGCTGTGCTTGTCTAGTGGTGCTTGTCTAGCTGTGCTTGTCTAGTGGTGCTTGTCTAGCTGTGCTTGTCTAGTGGTGCTTGTCTAGCTGTGCTTGTCTAGTGGTGCTTGTCTAGCTGTGCTTGTCTAGCTGTGCTTGTCTAGCTGTGCTTGTCTAGTGGTGCTTGTCTAGCTGTGCTTGTCTAGTGGTGCTTGTCTAGCTGTGCTTGTCTAGCTGTGCTTGTCTAGCTGTGCTTGTCTAGTGGTGCTTGTCTAGCTGTGCTTGTCTATCTGTGCTTGTCTAGTGGTGCTTGTCTAGTGGTGCTTGTCTAGCTGTGCTTGTCTAGTGGTGCTTGTCTAGCTGTGCTTGTCTAGCTGTGCTTGTCTAGCTGTGCTTGTCTAGCGGTGCTTGCCTAGTGGTGcttgcctggctgtgcttgcctgGCGGTGCTTGTCTAGCTGTGCTTGCCTGGCGGTGCTTGTCTAGCGGTGCTTGTCTAGCGGTGCTTGTCTAGCTGTGCTTGCCTGGTGGTGCTTGTCTAGCTGTGCTTGCCTGGCGGTGCTTGTCTAGCTGTGCTTGCCTAGCTGTGCTTGTCTAGCGGTGCTTGTCTAGCGGTGCATGTCTAGCGGTGCTTGTCTAGCGGTGcttgcctggctgtgcttgcctAGCGGTGCTTGCCTGGCGGTGCTTGTCTAGCGGTGCTTGTCTAGCGGTGCTTGTCTAGCGGTGCTTGCCTAGTGGTGCTTGTCTAGCTGTGCTTGCCTAGCGGTGCTTGTCTAGCGGTGcttgcctggctgtgcttgcctAGCGGTGcttgcctggctgtgcttgcctgGCGGTGCTTGCCTAGCGGTGCTTGTCTAGCGGTGcttgcctggctgtgcttgcctAGCGGTGCTTGCCTAGCGGTGCTTGTCTAGCGGTGcttgcctggctgtgcttgcctAGCGGTGCTTGCCTAGCGGTGCTTGTCTAGCGGTGcttgcctggctgtgcttgcctAGCGGTGCTTGCCTAGCGGTGCTTGTCTAGCTGTGCTTGCCTGGCGGTGCTTGTCTAGCGGTGCttgcctagctgtgcttgcctagctgtgcttgcctggctgtgcttgcctAGCGGTGCTTGCCTAGCGGTGCTTGTCTAGCGGTGcttgcctggctgtgcttgcctAGCAGTGCTTGCCTAGCGGTGCTTGTCTAGCTGTGCTTGCCTGGCGGTGCTTGTCTAGCGGTGCTTGCCTGGCGGTGCTTGTCTAGCTGTGCTTGCCTAGCGGTGCTTGTCTAGCTGTGCTTGCCTGGCGGTGCTTGTCTAGCGGTGCTTGCCTGGCGGTGCTTGTCTAGCGGTGCTTGTCTAGTGGTGCTTGTCTAGCGGTGCTTGTCTAGCGGTGCTTGTCTAGTGGTGCTTGTCTAGCGGTGCTTGCCTAGCGGTGCTTGCCTAGCGGTGCTTGTCTAGCTGTGCTTGCCTAGCGGTGCTTGCCTAGCGGTGCttgcctagctgtgcttgcctaGCGGTGCttgcctagctgtgcttgcctagctgtgcttgcctaACTGTGCTTGCCTAGCGGTGCTTGCCTAGCGGTGCCCATAGGgctgggaaggtgggggggggggggaattcctCACCTACAAGGCATGTTGTATGTGATgctgtatatatacacaactttcCTGACGTTGGAGATGTTGGCGGTATCTGGTAtggttgagggtggaggtggctCCCACACCTTCTGCCCTCATTGTTGACCACCTGAACAGGGCACGAGTACTGGGTACAAGTACTGGGCACGAGTACTGGGCACCAGTACTGGGCACGAGTACTGGGCACGAGTACTGGGCACCAGTACTGGGTACAAGTACTGGGCACGAGTACTGGGCACGAGTACTGGGCACGAGTATTGGGCACGAGTACTGGGCACGAGTATTGGGCACGAGTACTGGGTACAAGTACTGGGCACGAGTACTGGGCACAAGTACCGGGCATAAGTACTGGGCACGAGTACAGGGCACAAGTACCGGGCATAAGTACTGGGCACGAGTACCGGGCACTAGTACAGGGCACGAGAACTGGGCACGAGTACTGGGCACGAGTATTGGGCACGCTTACTGGGCACGAGTACAGGGCACGAGTACTGGGTACAAGTACTGGGCACGAGTACTGGGTACAAGTACTGGGCACGAGTACTGGGCATAAGTACTGGGCACAAGTACTGGGCACGAGTACTGGGCACGAGTACTGGGCACGCTTACTGGGCACGAGTACTGGGCACGCTTACTGGGCACGAGTACTGGGCACTAGTACTGGGCACGAGTACTGGGCACGAGTACTGGGCACGAGTACTGGGCACGCTTACTGGGCACGAGTACTTGGCACGAGTACTGGGCACAAGTACCGGGCATAAGTACTGGGCACgagtacagggtacgagtacagggtacgagtacagGGCACGAGTACTGGGCACGAGTATTGGGCACGAGTACTGGGCACgagtacagggtacgagtacagGGCCCGAGTACTGGGCACGAGTACTGGGCACgagtacagggtacgagtacatGGCACGAGTACTGGGCACGAGTACCGGGCATAAGTACTGGGCACgagtacagggtacgagtacagGGCACGAGTACTGGGCACgagtacagggtacgagtacatGGCACGAGTACTGGGCACgagtacagggtacgagtacagGGCACGAGTACTGGGCACGAGTACTGGGCACGAGTACCGGGCATAAGTATTGGGCACGAGTACAGGGCACGAGTACTGGGCACGAGTACAGGGCACGAGTACAGGGCACGAGTACTGGGCACGAGTACTAGGCACGAGTACAGGGCACgagtacagggtacgagtactgAGCACGAGTACTGGGCACgagtacagggtacgagtaccgggcacaagtactgggcacgagtacagggtacgagtacagGGCACGAGTACTGAGCACGAGTACTGGGCATGAGTGCTGGGCACAAGTACCGGGCATAAGTACTGGGCACGAGTACAGGGCACAAGTACTGGGCACGAGTACAGGGTACGATTACAGGGCACGAGTACTGGGCACGAGTACCGGGCATAAGTACTGGGCACgagtacagggtacgagtacagGGCACGAGTACTGGGCACGAGTACTGGGCACgagtacagggtacgagtactgGGCACGAGTACAGGGCACGAGTACTGGGCACgagtacagggtacgagtaccgGGCATAAGTACTGGGCACGAGTACTGGGCACGAGTACAGGGCACGAGTACAGGGCACgagtacagggtacgagtaccgGGCATAAGTACTGGGCACGAGTACTGGGCACGAGTACTGGGCACGAGTACAGGGCACGAGTACTGAGCACGAGTACTGGGCACgagtacagggtacgagtaccgGGCATAAGTACTGGGCACgagtacagggtacgagtacagGGCACGAGTACTGAGCACGAGTACTGGGCATGAGTATTGGGCACGAGTACTGGGCACGAGTACTGGGCACgagtacagggtacgagtacatGGCACGAGTACTGGGCACAAGTACCGGGCATAAGTACTGGGCACGAGTACTGGGCACGAGTACAGGGCACAAGTACTGGGCACGAGTACAGGGTACGATTACAGGGCACGAGTACTGGGCACGAGTACCGGGCATAAGTACTGGGCACGAGTACTGGGCACGAGTACTGGGCTCGAGTACTGGGCACGAGTACTGGGCACGAGTACAGGGCACGAGTACTGGGCACGAGTACTGGGCACGAGCACAGGGTACGAGTACCGGGCATAAGTACTGGGCACGAGTACAGGGCACGAGTACTGAGCACGAGTATTGGGCACGAGTATTGGGCACGAGTACTGGGCACGAGTACTGGGCACGAGTACAGGGCACGAGTACTGGGCATAAGTACTGGGCACGAGTACAGAGTACGAGTACAGGACACGAGTACAGAGTACGAGTACAGGACACGAGTACTGGGCACGAGTACTGGGCACGAGTACCGGGCATAAGTACTGGGCACGAGTACAGGGCACGAGTACAGGGCACGAGTACTGGGCACGAGTACTGGGCACGAGTACAGGGCACGAGTACAGGGCACGAGTACTGGGCACAAGTACTGGGCATAAGTACTGGGCACGAGTACAGGGCACAAGTACAGGGCACCAGTACTGGGCACGAATACTGGACACGAGTTCTGGCCACAAGTACTGGGCATAAGTACTGGCCACAAGTACTGGCCACAAGTACTGGCCACAAGTACTGGCCACAAGTACTGGCCACAAGTAATACATTTGTATGTAACTAAACGGAGTTTCCAACTTACACCTTTGTCCCATTGTCTCTCATCAtaaaaagctgtttttgttcatattgtccctcccccccccaccgctctcgtggggcgggggggggggggtctagggAGTAGATGGGGGTAGAAACAAACAACTTCCTCAAATCTCTCTACTTTCAATTTGTGTAGAAACTCTTACTATCGACTTTTTCCTCATCTCCCCAATTCGACACTGACACGAGGCAATTACTCGTGTATATTTTACTCGTTCAGTGACTTGAGTGAACACGCTGCGAGCAGCCCAAGACCAGCCTGGTCGGTAGGGCAAGGTGCGTGCGCGCGCCAGGGACGGAGGACAGGGACGGGGAGACAGGGACGGggagacagggacggaggacagaGACGGGCGCcagagacgaggggacagagacgGGCGCCAGAGACGGGCGCCAGAGACGGGGCGACAGAGACGGGGCGACAGAGACGGGCGCCAGAGACGGGCGCCAGGGACGGGCGACAGGGACGGGGCGACAGAAACGGGCGACAGAGACGGGCGCCAGGGACGGGCCCCAAAGACGGGCCCCAGAGACAGGCCCCAGAGACGGGCGCCAGAGACGGGCGCCAGAGACGGGCCCCAGAGACGGGCCCCAGAGACGGGCAACAGAGACGGGGCCCAGAGACGGGCGCCAGAGACGGGGTACAGAGACGGGCGCCAGGGACGGGCCCCAAAGACGGGCCCCAGAGACGGCCCCCAGAGACGGGCCCCAGAGACGGGCCCCAGAGACGGGCCCCAGAGACGGGCCCCAGAGACGGGCCCCAGAGACGGGCCCCAGAGACGGGCCCCAGAGACGGGCCCCAGAGACGGACGCCAGAGACGGGCCCCAGAGACGGGCGCCAGAGACGGGCGCCAGAGACGGGCCCCAGAGACGGGCAACAGAGACGGGCGCCAGAGACGGGCGCCAGAGACGGGGTACAGAGACGGGCGCCAGGGACGGGCCCCCAAAGACGGGCCCCAGAGACGGGCCCCAGAGACGGGCGACAGAGACGGGCGCCAGAGACGGGCGCCAGAGACGGGCGCCAGAGACGAGCGCCAGAGACGGGCGCCAGAGACGGGCGCCAGAGACGGGCGCCAGAGACGGGGCCCAGAGACGGGGCCCAGAGACGGGCGCCAGTGACGGGCGCCAGAGACGGGCGCCAGAGACGGACGCCAGAGACGGGCGCCAGAGACGGGCGCCAGAGACGGGTCCCAGAGACGGGCCCCAGAGACGGGCAACAGGGACGGGCGCCAGGGACGGGCAACAGAGACGGGCACCAGGGACGAGCCCCAGAGACGGCCCCAGAGACGGGCCCCAGAGACGAGCCCCAGAGACGGGCCCCAGAGACGAGCCCCAGAGACGGGCCCCAGAGACGGGCCCCAGAGACGGGCGACAGAGATGGTCTTAGTACCGGTGCCCTTTGAGCGCGGGACAAAAAGTTGACCTGAGTGTGCCTGGCGGAGGGGCGTCTTCCCAGGGAAGGTCGTCTCAGCCTCCCCTGTTGCCGGGgccgcgaggggggggggggggaggaaacacAGTTGGGAGATGAAGGTATCAGGTAAGACTGAGGGAAAATGGAAGGGAAGAGGTAAGACTAGGTAGGTAAGTGGGGGGAAGTGGGAGGGGGTGTGGAAGACTAGTGGGCATCGGTAGGGTGCGGCGGGAATTTCAGTAAGACTGTAGGGTGGTGGAATTGTAGGGGAAGAACAGAgagggaagagggtggggggggggggggagggaaggagaagaAAGGGGGACTAAATCAAGGGAAAGTAACGCAAACAAGTAATCAAATTCGACCACCTGTCCTTGCCACCTCCGGGACAAACTATAAAATTTTAGCAAATTTGTTTGACTTTTTTTTGTTAGAACATAGGACAAGTGAACGGTGGGAAGCGGTTAAGGTATTAGAGAACCCGGCACCAATAACCAGTGTCACAATGCTGCTTCAGAGCCGCCTCACAAAACACGCATTACCAAGACTTCGCAACACATACTATACAAGGGTCAGCAACACTACCTACACAACCTCGCAACACAGCAACGAAAGGGATGTAACCCCATCTTTAAAACATTACTAAAAAAAGGCCAAAGAGTACCGCTAAGAGTCTACAAAAGCAACAATAACTGCACTGCCTTTTAGCAGTACCTGAGCCATGTGGAGGCAGAGGGCCACGCTCCAGCCTGGAAAATGGCCGTTAATGTTTAATAAACGCGGCTTCCAGCCTCCTGTTCTAGGGCCTTTATTATGTCTTGTGGCTGATAACGTCCATGTTCACACAGCTGTATTTTTCTGTTTAGTCGTGGGCACAGACAGATGGCGGACTACTCCAGGAGGAGCTAGACGGGTAATAAGAGTTGACTTGAGGGATGGCTACTGGAATTTAAGGCTAGAAATTGTAAGGTGATGAGACTGAGTGCAGGTTACAGAACACCAAGAGGCCAATACAATACACGTGTGGGAAAAaaagttagttagtagttagtaacagttgattgattgacagttgagaggcggaccgaaagagcagagctcaacccccgcaagcacaactaggtgaatacacgagtGGGGACCATCTCCaagagccaggggccagattcacaaagcagttacgcaagtacttacgaaggtgtacatctttcctcaatctttgacggctttggttacattgattaaaccgtttacaagcatgaaaacttcccaatcaactgttgttattgttataaacagcctcctgtgcttcggagctcgttaattttttaataattgtaaacaaagccgccaaagattgagaaaagatgtacaggttcgtaagtgcttgcgtaactgcttcgtgaatccgggtccaggTCTCCAAACAACTTGATCTTTCCCAAGTAAGTCTGCTGGTCTGCTGGCGTCTCCGACCACGGCCGGGCGACCAACTCATCACCACCATACCTAAAGGTTATCTCCCGAGAATCTACAGTTTCTTAACTTCAGCCAACAAAAAGATCTTCATATTTCAAAAGCAACTGTCCTTCAGGCCGTCGACGCTCGAAGTCTTTTCCCCCTCTTtaaggggggtagggaggggggcgacgacccccttccccccaccgtcATTGAATAGGTAACTAAGAATAGAGACAAACAAATAGCAACGCAATTGTGTTGAGGCGGTTAACAGGTGTTGTTTAATTGTGTTCTTCCCTGAGTCAGTGGTGTCCAGCGGCCCGCCATGACCTAGCACTGTGTggtacacacacaggtgagtgttactaggtgagtacatacaccacATACACGGTGTATGGTGTCTTTATGGTGACACATACAACATCTTCCATAGCATTTATGGCTTCCGTTGAAGACTTCCTCTCCAGACATTCTTGTTCTTATCtactgcaaccccccccccccccggagctgGAACACACCtcgctacaccatcaccaccaccccaccatcaccacccccccaccatcaccacccccaccatcaccaccaccccaccatcacccccccaccatcaccaccccccaccatcaccaccccccaccatcaccaccccccaccatcaccaccaccccaccatcaaccccccccaccatcaccaccccccaccatcaccacccccacattcaccaccccccaccatcaccaccccccaccatcacccccaccaccatgctGGAGTCACACGTGACGACCTTGTGCAAGGTAGTCAGAGATGAGAGGGGGAgatgaccccccccccagccaccagccaaacacctaccccccccctcccccacgcaAACACAACCCCATGTTTGGGGTTGTGCAACCCACATaggcaatcccccccccccccatcctctcctGATGTTCCTACAACACCTTGTGGTCCAGAGATTGTCATCATAGATCAGGGATATCTTCACCTGCTATCACTATACAATTATTGTACCTCTATGAAAACCCAACAAGGACAATATTTTAGCTAAGGGAAAACTGTCATGACTATACAcgctaataaatatatattacttaAAAGAGAATCTCACACTTTGAATATtaaaggggatgggggggggaagggcaggggAATTTTCAGGGGGAAAAAAGCACGAATCTATTAAGaccatatagcatttggaaggtgccaggataaggattagggatggaacgaggggaaggaatggtgccctaccacttggacggtcggggattgaacgccgacctgcatgaagcgagaccgtcgctctaccgtccagcccaacaggttcccccccacctcccccccccccccacatacacacacgcacacaggccTTCATCTGTTGGCCGTCAGAGGGGTGCTGGCGGGTCTCCGGGTCGGCGGAGCAGCCGCTCTTCACCGCCACAAAAAGGCAAGATTCCACCCGGCGCGTCGGGAAGCGGATGTCGGCTCTCAGAGGACCTGTAGCGGTGAAGGTGTCCACCTCgtgtacaccttcaccaccattaccaccacctgtAACCACAATCGCTACCACAACCAGtaaccacaatcactaccaccaccagtaaccacaatcactaccaccaccagtaaccacaatcactaccaccaccagtaaccacagtcgctaccaccaccagtaaccacaATCGCTACCACCGCCAGtaaccacaatcactaccacccccagtaaccacaatcgctaccaccaccagtaaccacaatcgctaccaccaccagtaaccacaatcgctaccaccaccagtaaccacaatcgctaccaccaacagtaaccacaatcactaccaccaccagtaaccacaatcactaccaccaccagtaaccacaatcgctaccaccaacagtaaccacaatcactaccaccaccagtaaccacaatcactaccaccaccagtaaccacaatcgctaccaccaccagtaaccacaatcgctaccaccaacagtaaccacaatcactaccaccaccagtaaccacaatcgctaccaccaacagtaaccacaatcactaccaccaccagtaaccacaatcactaccaccaccagtaaccacaatcactaccaccaccagtaaccacaatcgctaccaccaacagtaaccacaatcactaccaccaccagtaaccacaatcgctaccaccaccagtaaccacaatcactaccaccacctgtaaccacaatcactaccacccccAGTAACCACAATCGCTACCACCACCTGtaaccacaatcactaccaccaccagtaaccacaatcactaccaccacctgtaaccacaatcgctaccaccaccagtaaccacaatcgctaccaccaccagtaaccacaatcgctaccaccaccagtaactaCAATCGCTACCACCACCTGTAACCACAAtcgctaccaccaccagtaaccacaatcgctaccaccaccagtaaccacaatcgctaccaccaccagtaaccacaatcgctaccaccaccagtaaccacaatcgctaccaccaccagtaaccacaatcgctaccaccaccagtaaccacaatcgctaccaccaccagtaaccacaatcgctaccaccaccagtaaccacaatcactaccaccacctgtaaccacaatcgctaccaccaccagtaaccacaatcgctaccaccaccagtaaccacaatcactaccaccacctgtaacCACAATCGCTACCACCACCTGTAACCACAATCGCTACCACCACCTGtaaccacaatcactaccaccaccagtaaccacaatcactaccaccaccagtaaccacaatcactaccaccacctgtaaccacaatcgctaccaccaccagtaaccacaatcgctaccaccaccagtaaccacaatcgctaccaccaccagtaaccacaatcgctaccaccaccagtaaccactatcactaccaccacctgtaaccacaatcgctaccaccaccagtaaccacaatcgctaccatcaccagtaaccacaatcactaccaccaccagtaaccacaatcgctaccaccaccagtaaccacaATCGCTACCACCACCTGTAACCACAAtcgctaccaccaccagtaaccacaatcgctaccaccaccagtaaccacaatcgctaccaccaccagtaaccacaatcactaccaccaccagtaaccacaatcactaccaccaccagtaaccacaatcgctaccaccaccagtaaccacaatcactaccaccaccagtaaccacaatcgctaccaccaccagtaaccacaa from the Procambarus clarkii isolate CNS0578487 chromosome 10, FALCON_Pclarkii_2.0, whole genome shotgun sequence genome contains:
- the LOC138363127 gene encoding proline-rich proteoglycan 2-like is translated as MEVQTHGELSCWTRQQKTDLSEHAASSPRPAWSVGQGACARQGRRTGTGRQGRGDRDGGQRRAPETRGQRRAPETGARDGATETGRQRRAPETGARDGRQGRGDRNGRQRRAPGTGPKDGPQRQAPETGARDGRQRRAPETGPRDGQQRRGPETGARDGVQRRAPGTGPKDGPQRRPPETGPRDGPQRRAPETGPRDGPQRRAPETGPRDGPQRRTPETGPRDGRQRRAPETGPRDGQQRRAPETGARDGVQRRAPGTGPQRRAPETGPRDGRQRRAPETGARDGRQRRAPETGARDGRQRRAPETGPRDGAQRRAPVTGARDGRQRRTPETGARDGRQRRVPETGPRDGQQGRAPGTGNRDGHQGRAPETAPETGPRDEPQRRAPETSPRDGPQRRAPETGDRDGLSTGAL